One region of Pseudoalteromonas piscicida genomic DNA includes:
- the asd gene encoding aspartate-semialdehyde dehydrogenase — protein sequence MKKVGLVGWRGMVGSVLMERMQQENDFDVIDPHFFTTSQAGQLGPVVKGGGEPKPLQDASDIQSLSEMDIIISCQGGDYTKSVYPSLREQGWEGYWIDAASALRMEKDSIIVLDPVNKDVIQQGLEQGVKTFVGGNCTVSLMLLALGGLFEQDLIEWVSPMTYQAASGAGARNMRELITQMGEIHSSVKAQLDDPSSAILEIDKLVAEKIKDESLPQDQFGVPLAGSLIPWIDVPMPSGQSKEEWKAQVEANKILGSSKQPIPIDGLCVRIGAMRCHSQALTIKLRENRSVEEIEEILAAHNEWVRVIPNERDITAKELTPVNVTGTLSIPVGRIRKLTMGEKYISAFTVGDQLLWGAAEPLRRMLRIITG from the coding sequence ATGAAAAAAGTAGGACTCGTCGGCTGGCGTGGAATGGTTGGCTCCGTGCTAATGGAGCGTATGCAGCAAGAAAATGACTTTGATGTCATTGATCCACACTTCTTTACTACCTCACAAGCAGGTCAACTTGGCCCCGTTGTTAAAGGTGGTGGTGAGCCAAAGCCACTTCAAGACGCAAGCGACATTCAATCACTGAGCGAAATGGATATTATCATCTCCTGCCAAGGCGGAGATTATACCAAATCTGTATATCCTTCATTGCGTGAACAGGGCTGGGAAGGCTATTGGATAGATGCAGCCTCAGCACTTAGAATGGAAAAAGACAGTATTATTGTGCTTGACCCTGTCAATAAAGATGTCATTCAACAAGGTCTTGAACAAGGCGTAAAAACCTTTGTCGGTGGTAACTGCACGGTTTCTCTTATGCTACTTGCGCTTGGTGGTTTGTTCGAGCAAGACTTAATAGAGTGGGTGAGTCCAATGACCTATCAAGCGGCATCAGGTGCAGGCGCAAGAAATATGCGTGAACTCATCACTCAAATGGGTGAGATCCACAGCTCCGTTAAAGCACAACTCGACGACCCAAGCTCAGCCATCTTAGAAATCGATAAGCTTGTGGCAGAAAAAATCAAAGATGAATCTTTACCACAAGATCAATTTGGTGTGCCGTTAGCCGGCAGCTTAATTCCATGGATTGACGTTCCAATGCCGTCTGGTCAAAGTAAAGAAGAGTGGAAAGCACAAGTAGAAGCAAACAAAATCCTTGGCTCGTCAAAGCAGCCCATTCCTATCGACGGATTGTGTGTACGAATTGGCGCGATGCGCTGTCATTCACAAGCGCTCACCATCAAGTTACGTGAAAATCGAAGTGTCGAAGAAATAGAGGAAATTCTAGCGGCACATAATGAATGGGTTCGCGTTATTCCAAATGAGCGTGATATTACGGCAAAAGAGCTAACTCCGGTAAATGTTACTGGCACACTGAGTATTCCTGTAGGCAGGATAAGAAAGCTCACAATGGGTGAAAAATATATCAGTGCATTTACTGTCGGTGATCAACTTTTATGGGGGGCGGCAGAGCCACTTCGTAGAATGTTAAGGATCATTACAGGTTAA